GGGCGACCAGCGGGGCCGGGTCGATGGCGCGTGCGGCGGCCAGGGCATGGCGCATGCGCTCGGCCTGGGGGTAGGGGCTGTCCTCGAAGCCGGTGCGGCCGCGGCTGTCGGCGTGGCAGGCAATGAGGAAATTCTCGAAGCGTTCGGGGCGGCGAAAGGCGTCGGTGCGTTCCAGGACCTCGACGATCTCCGCTGCATCGATCTCCTCGGCGCGGTGCACGTGGCCGTGCCATTGCGCGGTGATGACGGCGAGTTCGCGGTATTCGCGCGGGGCGCGGTAGCGGTCGCAGAGCTCCTCGACGAGCTGCACGCTGCGCGCCTCGTGGCCCCGGTGACTGGGCCATTGCTCGCGTGGCGTGGTGCCCTTGCCGAGGTCATGGGTGAGGGCGGCAAAGCGCGTGGCCGGGTCGGGCGTGAGCCGGGCGCACTGCTCGAGCACCATCAGGGTGTGCACACCGGTGTCGATCTCCGGGTGCATGTCCGGGTTCTGGGGGACGCCGAACAGGGCGTCGACCGCCGGGAACAGGCGGGCCAGCGCGCCGCAGTCGCGCAGCACCTGGAAGAAGACCTGGGGCGCGTCCTCGGCCAGTGCGCGCACGAGTTCCTGCCATACGCGTTCGGGCACCAGGGCATCGACCTCGCCGGCCGTCACCATCTGTTGCATCAGCTGCCGCGTGTCCCCGGCCACGCGAAAGCCGAGCGGGGCGTAGCGGGCGGCGAAGCGCGCCGTGCGCAGGATGCGTACCGGATCCTCGGCAAAGGCGGGGGAGACGTGGCGCAGCAGGCGCGCCTCGAGATCTTTCCTGCCGCCGAAGTAATCGATCAGCGTGCCGTCGGGCGCCTCGGCCATGGCATTCACGGTGAGGTCGCGGCGCCTGAGGTCTTCTTCCAGCGTCACGTCCGGGGCCGCGTGGAACACGAAGCCGTGGTAGCCGGGCGCGGTCTTGCGCTCCGTGCGCGCCAGCGCGTATTCGGCCTTCGTCTCGGGATGGAGGAACACAGGGAAGTCCTTGCCTACGGGCCGGAAGCCCTGGGCGACCATCTCTTCCGGGGTGGCGCCCACCACCACGTAGTCCCGTTCTTTCACGGGCCGGCCGAGGAGTGCATCGCGCACGGCGCCGCCAACGAGGTAGATCTGCATCGGACTATGGTAGCGCGGACGCCGAGGAAAAGACGATAGCCGCCACAGCAGACACCACGTGAAACTGCCTCGCAATCACCTCTGTGTGTTCTGTGCCCTCTGTGGCGACCAGACTTAGCGGCCCGCGCGTTCGCGCAGGATCGGGTAGCGCGCGTTGCGGTCGGCCTTGCCCAGGTAGGTGGGGACGACGGCCTCGGGCGAGGTCGGGCAGCGCCGGCCGTTGTGGCACACGCTGTCGACCTTGAGCGAGTGGTAGTTGTCCAGCGAGAAGAACTTGCCCGGCAGCAGGTATTCCGAGAGCAGGGCGACGAGCTTCGAGAGGGCGTCCGGCAGGCCGATGATCAGGCGGCGATGGCCGCTGGTGCGGGCCACATAGGCCACGATCTCGCGCAGGCTGTAGGCATGCGGGCCGCAGAGGTCGTAGCGCTGGTTGAAGCTGCTGCGATCCTCCAGCGCCTGCAGGAAGGCGTCTACCACGTCACCCACGTAGACCGGCGCGAAGCGGGCGTTGGGGCAGGTGAGCGGGAAGATGCCGGGGGTCATCTTCACCAGGCCGGCGAAGCGGTTGATGAAGCTGTCGCCGGGGCCGAAGATGACCGAGGGGCGGAAGCTGGTGACGGCCACGGGCGCACTGAAGGTGTGCAGGTGGTTTTCCGCCTCGCCCTTGCTGCGCAGGTAGTGGCTGGGGCCGCTGCCGGCGTCGGCATGCAGGGCGCTCATGTGCAGCAGGCGCTTCACGCCGCAGGCCTTGCAGGTCTCCAGCACGTTGCGCGGCAGGTCCACGTGGGCGCGGCGGAAGCCGCGGCCGTCATGTCCCTTTTCGTTGAGGATGCCCACCAGGTTGATGACGGCATCCATGCCCTGGAAGTGCTGTTTCAGTACCCTGGGGTCGTGCACGTCGGCCTCGACGAGGCGGACGCCCGGAAAGACCAGCAGATCACGGTGACGCTGGATGCGGCGGGTGAGTACCGTGACCTCGCGGCCACTGGCGATCAGCTGGCCGACGAGGTGCGAGCCGACGAAGCCCGTGCCGCCCAGTACGCAGACCTTCCGTACATGCATGATTCTGATGTTCCTGTCACTGGTGGGTCGTTGGGTCGGGCGGTGCCGGAATCCGGCACTGCCCGCAGTGTCCGGACGGGTATACTAGAGTAAAGCCCAGTCAAAACCAAAGGAGTCGGCAATGAGCTTCTGTTCCATGAACCCCGCCAGCGGCGAGGTCCTGGCCGAGTACGACACCTGGGAGGCGACGCGCATCGAGGAGGCGCTGGCCCTGGCGGCGAAGACGCAGCCGGTGTGGGCGGCACGCCCCTTTGCCGAGCGCCGCGCGCTGCTGCAGCAGGCGGCGGCGGTGCTGCGCGAGCGCCGCGAGCATTATGCGCGACTGGTGACCCTGGAGATGGGCAAGCTCTACCGCGAGGCCCTGGGCGAGGTGGACAAGTGTGCGCTGGCCTGCGAGTACTACGCCGAGCACGGCGAGGGCTTTCTCGCCGACGAGCCCATCGAGTCCGATGCGGGCAAGAGCTTCGTCGCCTATCAGCCGCTGGGCGTGGTGTTGGCGGTCATGCCCTGGAACTTCCCTCTGTGGCAGGTGATCCGCTTCGCCGCCCCCGCCCTCATGGCCGGCAACGTGGGGCTGCTCAAGCACGCCTCCAACGTGCCGCAGTGCGCCCTGGCCCTGGAGGAGGTGTTTCGCGAGGCGGGTCTTCCCGACGGCTGTTTCCAGACCCTGATGATCTCCGCCTGCCAGGTGGAGGGCGTGCTGCGCGATCCGCGCGTGGCGGCGGCCACGCTCACCGGCAGCGAGCCCGCGGGGCGCAGCGTGGCGGCCGTGGCCGGCAGCGAGATCAAGAAGACGGTGCTGGAGCTGGGCGGCTCGGATGCCTTCGTGGTGCTGGAGGATGCCGACCTCGACTGGACGGTGAAGCAGGCGGTGACCTCGCGCTTTCTCAATGCCGGGCAAAGCTGCATCGCCGCCAAGCGCTTCATCGTGGTGGATGCGGTGGCCGAGGACTTTCTCGCCGCCTTCAGCCAGGCCGTGGAGGCACTGCAACCGGGCGATCCCTTTGCTGACGCCACCACGCTGGCGCCGCTGGCCCGTAGCGATCTGCGCGATGAGCTGCACGAGCAGGTGCGCGACTCCATCGCCGCCGGTGCCGTGGCCGTCACCGGCTGTGCGCCGGTGCCCGGCGAGGGCGCCTATTACCAGCCATCGATACTC
This region of Chromatiales bacterium genomic DNA includes:
- a CDS encoding multifunctional CCA addition/repair protein, producing MQIYLVGGAVRDALLGRPVKERDYVVVGATPEEMVAQGFRPVGKDFPVFLHPETKAEYALARTERKTAPGYHGFVFHAAPDVTLEEDLRRRDLTVNAMAEAPDGTLIDYFGGRKDLEARLLRHVSPAFAEDPVRILRTARFAARYAPLGFRVAGDTRQLMQQMVTAGEVDALVPERVWQELVRALAEDAPQVFFQVLRDCGALARLFPAVDALFGVPQNPDMHPEIDTGVHTLMVLEQCARLTPDPATRFAALTHDLGKGTTPREQWPSHRGHEARSVQLVEELCDRYRAPREYRELAVITAQWHGHVHRAEEIDAAEIVEVLERTDAFRRPERFENFLIACHADSRGRTGFEDSPYPQAERMRHALAAARAIDPAPLVAQGLRGEALGGAIHAARIRAVEELGEG
- a CDS encoding complex I NDUFA9 subunit family protein, encoding MRIMHVRKVCVLGGTGFVGSHLVGQLIASGREVTVLTRRIQRHRDLLVFPGVRLVEADVHDPRVLKQHFQGMDAVINLVGILNEKGHDGRGFRRAHVDLPRNVLETCKACGVKRLLHMSALHADAGSGPSHYLRSKGEAENHLHTFSAPVAVTSFRPSVIFGPGDSFINRFAGLVKMTPGIFPLTCPNARFAPVYVGDVVDAFLQALEDRSSFNQRYDLCGPHAYSLREIVAYVARTSGHRRLIIGLPDALSKLVALLSEYLLPGKFFSLDNYHSLKVDSVCHNGRRCPTSPEAVVPTYLGKADRNARYPILRERAGR
- a CDS encoding NAD-dependent succinate-semialdehyde dehydrogenase, which codes for MSFCSMNPASGEVLAEYDTWEATRIEEALALAAKTQPVWAARPFAERRALLQQAAAVLRERREHYARLVTLEMGKLYREALGEVDKCALACEYYAEHGEGFLADEPIESDAGKSFVAYQPLGVVLAVMPWNFPLWQVIRFAAPALMAGNVGLLKHASNVPQCALALEEVFREAGLPDGCFQTLMISACQVEGVLRDPRVAAATLTGSEPAGRSVAAVAGSEIKKTVLELGGSDAFVVLEDADLDWTVKQAVTSRFLNAGQSCIAAKRFIVVDAVAEDFLAAFSQAVEALQPGDPFADATTLAPLARSDLRDELHEQVRDSIAAGAVAVTGCAPVPGEGAYYQPSILDQVAPGMRAYHEELFGPVAIVMRARDEDDAVRQANDSRFGLGGSVWTRDSARGEAVARRLECGCAFVNGLVKSDPRLPFGGVKASGYGRELSRHGIREFVNAKTVWIK